Proteins co-encoded in one Yamadazyma tenuis chromosome 1, complete sequence genomic window:
- a CDS encoding ubiquitinyl hydrolase 1 (EggNog:ENOG503NWFU; BUSCO:EOG09260V8Q; MEROPS:MER0000866; COG:O): MSATKSNTSSTSNGTGPSKFRKDAAIFSPKNYVHPGAANSYMQPPGPMNPPMGMTPMNPMGMNMMNVNMNLVNSQFNGAPPSMNGDIYGGYTAAYNPYMVYPQYEYNPYAAMPFVPPTSYKYMPTSPMYGQMPNMMNMPPDANVRNKRKPYNKSQSATPRSFTTKSSETSPASTDATDPIVEEEQKEEELPRPVTAVSDKETSVESSEPVTSETEEPEQPEILRHLPLYINTSSSEFHQDRQFLVKRRESFKAKSILQVKDLIISKPSTSIIDYNKKEEGDEKYHSIKKDWASIVSVSSKKPKSKTPQVSQQKDAATEMVPLVPVTKATQEIDSVGLLSLKCMFNLLEDSDSSDYFHIYSRGLTNSGNICYMNSILQVLIYCEPFNKLFRILEQKSTGSLNESKTPLIDAIISIFRDFSTSGTKSLSPEGFYMKLSGHRKFQHLKWGQQEDAEEFLGYLLDGLHEELVHSIREVNNEQISLLLETVADNETKLQIKNAIKIIKKLNNSSNGGNDNDNSNDDDDNEGWNEIGGGHKKVSSKRTVEIEPSPIKTIFGGQFRSVLQIPNKKDQSITLDPFQCIQLDIKADQINNIEDAFKQLNEPEQIPFKLNDNKEVLAKKQTFIDSLPDVLVIHLKRFSFENVNNGNIEKLRKKIEYTHKLSIPLELFSNWRKSVNRDYKLTGVVYHHGIIAEGGHYTCDVLRPMTVSDSSRWIRIDDTSINNIDEDDVLSNDDDTKNAYLLFYQKL; the protein is encoded by the coding sequence ATGTCCGCCACAAAATCCAACACCTCCAGTACTTCAAATGGTACCGGCCCCAGCAAGTTTCGTAAAGATGCTGCCATTTTCTCTCCAAAGAACTATGTTCACCCGGGTGCTGCCAATAGTTATATGCAGCCACCAGGCCCCATGAACCCACCAATGGGTATGACTCCCATGAACCCTATGGGAATGAATATGATGAATGTCAACATGAATCTTGTCAATTCGCAATTCAATGGTGCTCCTCCCTCAATGAACGGGGATATCTATGGCGGTTATACCGCTGCCTATAACCCATATATGGTATATCCTCAGTATGAGTATAACCCGTATGCCGCCATGCCGTTTGTGCCTCCTACTTCCTATAAGTACATGCCTACTAGTCCTATGTACGGGCAAATGCCCAACATGATGAATATGCCTCCTGACGCTAATGTCAGAAACAAACGGAAACCCTACAACAAGAGCCAATCGGCCACCCCAAGGTCATTCACCACAAAGAGTAGTGAGACCTCACCCGCTTCTACTGACGCTACTGACCCAATTGTGGAGGAAGAGcaaaaggaagaagaactccCCAGACCCGTAACGGCGGTATCAGATAAAGAGACGTCTGTGGAGTCTTCGGAGCCAGTTACTTCGGAAACCGAAGAGCCAGAACAACCGGAGATACTAAGACACTTACCATTGTACATAAATACCAGCTCGAGTGAATTCCATCAAGACAGACAATTTTTGgtaaaaagaagagaatcTTTCAAGGCTAAATCAATCCTTCAAGTAAAAGATCTTATAATAAGCAAGCCAAGCACTAGTATCATCGACTACAACAAAAAAGAGGAAGGTGATGAAAAGTACCATAGCATAAAGAAAGACTGGGCCTCCATTGTTTCTGTTTCGTCTAAGAAGCCTAAATCTAAAACTCCACAAGTATCTCAACAAAAGGATGCTGCTACTGAAATGGTACCCTTGGTACCTGTTACCAAAGCCAcccaagaaattgattCTGTTGGCTTATTGAGTCTCAAGTGTATGTTCAACCTCTTGGAAGATTCAGATTCAAGTGACTATTTCCATATTTATTCAAGAGGTTTGACAAACAGTGGGAACATTTGTTACATGAACAGTATCCTTCAGGTACTTATCTACTGTGAGCCATTCAATAAGCTCTTCCGAATCCTCGAGCAGAAGTCTACTGGCTCATTGAATGAGTCCAAAACCCCATTAATCGATGCCATCATTTCTATTTTCAGGGACTTTAGTACGTCCGGTACCAAGTCTTTATCTCCCGAAGGCTTCTACATGAAATTAAGTGGCCACCGCAAGTTTCAACATTTGAAATGGggacaacaagaagatgcCGAAGAATTTCTCGGATATTTGTTGGACGGATTACATGAAGAGTTGGTTCATTCTATCAGGGAAGTTAATAATGAGCAAATTAGCTTATTATTGGAAACAGTTGCAGACAATGAGACGAAATTACAAATCAAAAATGCCATCAAAATCAttaagaagttgaataactCAAGCAATGGTGGTAATGATAATGACAATTCtaacgatgatgatgacaatgaaGGATGGAATGAAATCGGGGGAGGTCATAAAAAAGTCAGTTCCAAGAGAACggttgaaattgaaccatcaccaataaaAACCATTTTTGGAGGCCAGTTCAGAAGTGTGTTACAAATTCCAAACAAAAAGGACCAAAGCATCACTTTGGATCCTTTCCAATGCATCCAACTTGACATAAAAGCCGATCAAATTAATAATATCGAAGATGCATTCAAGCAACTAAATGAACCGGAACAAATCcccttcaagttgaacgatAATAAAGAGGTTCTTGCCAAAAAGCAAACTTTCATAGACAGCTTACCGGATGTGCTAGTCAttcatttgaagagattcaGTTTTGAAAACGTAAACAACGGAAACATTGAAAAGTTaaggaagaagattgaGTACACTCACAAGCTTAGCATTCCTCTCGAGTTGTTTTCCAACTGGAGAAAGAGTGTCAACAGAGACTACAAATTGACAGGAGTGGTGTACCATCACGGGATAATAGCAGAAGGAGGTCATTACACTTG
- a CDS encoding uncharacterized protein (EggNog:ENOG503PVT3), with amino-acid sequence MEQLFNDGNGFLRLLPDLITHLYVPTPLADSVLSYIDNQLQVLNDEFSSTKAQLQTIKEDLTSLQSSGTIPNPQQTTRIDEDRSLTLSLVFGDIFTDAMEILSNRENIHFYTAHQPTHLDNEEFGNPQSMVVVYETKGPKLNSSLSKHARIELISKVIELEITDLLGELGLKFSSSRLLDTPVAPQITEEKKDAVEKLKANPKAQTTRFYVDLPNWYCSCDKLQSCYTKDWLSQSQPKFTYQQTTETHEVFQGINFDSLDPPAICPHILAALIIRVNPNANLCKQVSLANFSSIID; translated from the coding sequence ATGgaacaacttttcaatgACGGAAATGGCTTTCTTAGACTATTGCCTGACTTGATTACTCACTTGTATGTGCCAACACCTCTTGCGGACAGTGTTCTCAGCTACATCGAtaaccaacttcaagtactcaaTGATGAGTTTCTGTCTACCAAAGCGCAACTTCaaaccatcaaagaagatcTCACCTCCCTACAGTCTTCAGGGACAATCCCCAATCCCCAACAAACTACGCGCATCGACGAAGATAGGAGCTTGACACTTTCACTTGTCTTTGGAGACATCTTCACCGATGCCATGGAAATATTGTCTAATCGGGAAAATATCCATTTTTACACTGCTCACCAACCAACCCACTTAGATAATGAGGAATTTGGCAACCCCCAAAGTATGGTTGTCGTATACGAAACTAAAGGGCCTAAACTCAACAGCAGTCTCTCGAAGCATGCTCGAATTGAGCTTATTTCAAAGGTAATTGAGCTTGAAATAACAGATCTTTTAGGTGAGCTCGGCCTTAAATTCAGTTCCAGCCGGCTCTTAGATACCCCAGTTGCCCCACAAATCACAGAGGAAAAAAAAGATGCAGTGGAAAAATTGAAAGCCAATCCCAAGGCTCAAACGACCCGTTTCTATGTTGATTTGCCCAATTGGTACTGCTCGTGTGACAAACTTCAGTCATGCTACACCAAGGACTGGCTTTCTCAGTCGCAGCCAAAATTCACTTACCAGCAGACCACCGAAACACACGAGGTATTTCAAGGGATAAATTTTGACCTGCTCGATCCTCCGGCCATTTGTCCTCATATTCTTGCTGCTCTCATCATACGAGTCAATCCCAATGCCAATCTCTGCAAACAGGTGCTGCTTGCAAACTTTAGTAGTATCATAGATTAA
- the POP1 gene encoding Ribonucleases P/MRP protein subunit pop1 (EggNog:ENOG503NW1U; BUSCO:EOG09260TPT; COG:A) yields the protein MDKRKKIFNTRTIRTELADPAYKDGLLSVPEFLGARSFEIRSFEISQLKTRASAANRVFQSLPRILRRRTASHNVKRVPKRLRNRAIREMQDTNITKKKPTSKQIYQLRMSKKLLKLASRVKLLKSVPIDSQTHMKSRIKQLNEQLADLRSSKSHNKPVLNNIMGSYDNTGVNELAVRPKGNLKYSKRQREHVWLTTHVWHAKRFHLVKRWGYQIPLSPTQKCFKSTNRAAKSNTIIFDTSYFDSLIMDYDETVISNLIKPSISVLKGHKSYNGWLYIDSKPVGICLMYCSPAAGKTLLRIHPSIYEELFNHIRETYGVNLQDCRYSLGSIELVGPTSLRSLNKIFHITKEIPEFKNLCNYNDDFQPGTTMSFNIKDPRLWSKPVNPPVSQEMSYNDLIIKLSSGLIDQESILQLFDPEGRNHSYLNQHTTKELNKHPDPAGINESIPILLTKTSSSWCLIVPWFWVLPIWLKLNQISHIHLGGMNQLKQLDFENGRLSYLEDYPYLPESWIDNELQIKLSQQKYNKLPLSKRQREKFEKGLLSFGNDWEFLTKLIFITKKVGKLEDKFEFGQFDENMVKQIRSVDDLVDHVDSSRNFKLCIELFDPNNSFHQSFTRGDYKVDLSKLPKLPIRIVRFELPNGTLNDHARIYVENASHIQNLVGFVTTGGYNLNRGKMAGIGYISAHIPEGTNLVIRNIGTSKEHKIKLI from the coding sequence ATGGacaagagaaagaagataTTCAATACCAGGACCATCAGAACAGAGTTGGCGGACCCCGCTTACAAGGATGGGCTTCTTTCTGTTCCTGAATTCCTAGGTGCCCGAAGCTTTGAAATCCGCTCCTTTGAAATTAGCCAGTTGAAGACTCGGGCCTCTGCTGCCAATAGAGTATTTCAAAGTCTACCAAGAATATTGAGACGGAGAACTGCCAGTCACAACGTCAAAAGAGTCCCCAAGCGCTTGAGAAATAGGGCCATCAGAGAAATGCAAGATaccaatatcaccaagaaaaAGCCCACTAGTAAACAGATTTATCAGTTGAGAATGTCCAAGAAGCTCTTGAAATTGGCATCAAGAGTAAAACTCCTCAAATCAGTGCCAATTGATAGCCAAACCCATATGAAGCTGAGaatcaagcagttgaatGAGCAGTTGGCTGACTTGAGATCTAGCAAATCCCACAATAAACCAGTATTGAATAATATCATGGGTTCGTACGACAATACCGGTGTGAACGAGCTAGCCGTCAGGCCCAAAGGAAACTTGAAATACAGTAAACGACAAAGGGAACACGTTTGGCTCACCACGCACGTTTGGCATGCCAAAAGGTTTCATTTGGTGAAACGATGGGGGTATCAAATTCCCTTGAGCCCCACGCAGAAGTGTTTTAAGTCTACCAATCgggctgcaaaatcaaacacCATCATTTTTGACACTTCTTATTTTGACAGTTTGATTATGGACTACGATGAAACTGTCATTCTGAACCTCATAAAACCATCTATATCTGTACTCAAGGGCCATAAAAGCTACAATGGCTGGCTTTATATTGATTCTAAACCTGTTGGTATATGTTTGATGTACTGTAGCCCAGCAGCAGGAAAGACGCTATTGAGAATTCATCCTTCTATTTACGAAGAGCTTTTTAATCATATAAGAGAAACATACGGTGTTAACTTGCAGGATTGTCGATACTCCTTGGGGAGCATAGAATTGGTGGGGCCTACCAGCTTGAGGAGTCTCAACAAAATATTccacatcaccaaagagaTCCCTGAGTTCAAAAACCTCTGCAATTATAATGATGATTTCCAACCGGGGACGACAATGAgcttcaacatcaaggaTCCCAGATTATGGTCCAAGCCAGTCAATCCACCTGTTCTGCAAGAGATGAGCTACAACGATTTGATAATCAAATTGAGCAGTGGCTTGATAGACCAGGAAAGCATTCTACAGCTCTTTGACCCCGAGGGCAGAAACCACTCGTACCTTAACCAGCACACCACAAAAGAACTCAACAAGCACCCCGATCCTGCTGGTATCAATGAGTCCATTCCTATTTTGTTGACTAAGACTTCAAGCTCATGGTGTTTAATCGTCCCATGGTTTTGGGTGTTGCCCATctggttgaagttgaaccagaTCAGTCATATTCATCTTGGAGGCATGAACCAATTAAAGCAGCtcgactttgaaaatggtCGGTTAAGCTACTTAGAAGACTATCCATATTTGCCAGAAAGCTGGATAGACAACGAGCTTCAGATCAAGTTGAGCCAGCAGAAGTACAACAAGCTTCCTCTTTCCAAGAGGCAAAGagaaaagtttgaaaaaggATTACTCCTGTTTGGAAACGATTGGGAGTTCCTCACGAAGCTCATttttatcaccaagaaaGTGGGAAAATTGGAGGAcaagtttgagtttggccaatttgaTGAGAACATGGTCAAGCAAATCCGATCTGTGGATGACTTGGTGGATCATGTGGATTCTTCACGAAATTTCAAGTTGTGTATCGAGTTGTTTGATCCAAACAATTCGTTCCACCAATCTTTTACGAGAGGCGATTACAAGGTTGACTTGTCGAAATTGCCTAAACTTCCTATCAGAATAGTTAGATTTGAACTTCCAAACGGAACCTTAAATGACCATGCCAGAATATATGTCGAAAATGCTAGTCATATCCAGAACTTAGTTGGCTTTGTCACCACTGGAGGatacaacttgaacagGGGGAAGATGGCCGGGATCGGATATATTCTGGCACACATTCCAGAAGGTACCAATCTTGTCATCAGGAACATCGGAACGTCCAAAGAGCATAAAATCAAACTTATATAG
- the SSU72 gene encoding RNA polymerase II subunit A C-terminal domain phosphatase (BUSCO:EOG09264JW6; EggNog:ENOG503NZ1A; COG:K) — protein MSATITQAVPDSLRVCTVCAANNNRSMEAHKQLKDAGYNIKSFGTGSAVRLPGPTIDKPNVYQFGTPYEDIYNDLMSQDCRKLYESNGLIHMLTRNKQVKRAPERWHANSYAGKFDLVITCEERCFDSVVDDLMFRLHNNDYNDNEVKQVVHIINIDIKDDNENAVIGGNGIVKLVGMVHNFKRQEKKKLAEGTIDDVSDAILEDQMMGILAEWQKDHAHLQTIYTCAYY, from the coding sequence ATGTCGGCAACAATCACTCAAGCGGTCCCGGATAGTCTCCGAGTATGTACTGTGTGTGCTGCAAACAATAATAGATCCATGGAAGCCCACAAACAATTGAAAGATGCTGGCTACAACATCAAGTCATTTGGAACTGGTTCAGCTGTCAGATTACCAGGACCTACCATAGACAAACCCAATGTGTATCAGTTTGGTACTCCTTATGAAGATATATACAACGACTTAATGTCACAGGACTGCCGCAAGTTATATGAGTCAAATGGCTTGATCCACATGTTAACCAGAAATAAGCAAGTTAAGAGAGCACCTGAACGGTGGCATGCAAACTCATACGCCGGGAAATTTGACTTGGTAATAACATGTGAAGAGAGATGTTTTGATTCGGTGgtggatgatttgatgTTCCGTTTACACAACAATGACTACAATGACAATGAGGTCAAACAAGTGGTACATATCATAAATATCGATATCAAGGATGACAATGAGAATGCCGTGATAGGTGGAAACGGGATCGTAAAACTCGTGGGAATGGTccacaacttcaagagacaagagaagaagaaattggccGAAGGTACGATTGATGATGTGAGTGATGCGATTTTGGAGGACCAGATGATGGGAATTTTGGCCGAGTGGCAGAAGGATCATGCCCATCTACAAACTATTTACACGTGTGCGTACTACTAG
- the ATG4 gene encoding Cysteine protease atg4 (EggNog:ENOG503NVXP; COG:U,Z; BUSCO:EOG09264B3O; MEROPS:MER0013559), whose translation MGQSYKVEDEFLLQVEALVWLTYRTGFEPIPKNPNGPHPLAFVQSMVFNKNPLSTNVHSFIDNENFTTDVGWGCMIRTSQSLLANTYKRMISEDAQQEIQLLDQFKDSEAAPFSLHNFIRVANESPLQVKPGQWFGPNAASLSIQRLCNLVNSKENFGLPGLSVLISENSDLYDDKVQEFLDKKKQSLLILLPIRLGIDKTNEFYYSSILQLLNCKQSVGIAGGKPSSSFYFFGYDNDELLYLDPHYPQGTNAGYNSYHTPRYQRLTISQLDPSMMIGILVDDLQDYNTFKAECLEKNNKIVHFAAKSAINEIQAPASEVNADFVDFVDDFDEDDIVEDEDLDRVS comes from the coding sequence ATGGGCCAATCGtacaaagttgaagatgagtttttATTGCAAGTTGAAGCTCTTGTGTGGTTGACGTATCGCACAGGCTTTGAACCAATACCTAAGAACCCGAATGGCCCTCACCCATTGGCATTTGTACAATCGAtggtgttcaacaagaatcCATTGTCTACAAATGTCCACAGCTTCATTGACAATGAAAACTTTACCACCGACGTGGGCTGGGGATGTATGATCAGAACATCTCAATCCTTGCTTGCAAACACATATAAGCGAATGATCAGTGAAGACGCCCAACAGGAAATTCAGCTTCTTGACCAGTTTAAAGACCTGGAAGCAGCGCCTTTCTCCTTGCATAACTTCATCCGAGTTGCCAATGAACTGCCCTTGCAGGTGAAGCCTGGTCAATGGTTTGGTCCCAATGCTGCGTCGTTGTCAATTCAAAGATTGTGCAACTTGGTGAACTCTAAAGAAAATTTTGGTTTGCCAGGGTTGCTGGTCTTGATCAGTGAAAACTCGGACTTGTATGATGATAAGGTGCAAGAGTTTTTGGATAAGAAAAAACAGTCTCTTTTGATATTATTGCCAATTAGGTTGGGTATTGATAAGACCAACGAGTTCTACTACAGTAGCATTCTCCAGTTATTGAACTGCAAACAATCGGTCGGTATTGCAGGCGGGAAACCATCCTCTAGCTTCTACTTTTTCGGATATGATAACGATGAGTTGCTCTATTTGGATCCTCATTACCCTCAAGGTACTAATGCCGGATACAATTCGTACCACACTCCAAGATATCAGAGGTTGACTATAAGTCAGCTTGATCCGTCCATGATGATTGGAATTTTAGTTGATGATTTACAAGACTATAATACCTTCAAAGCTGAGtgtttggagaagaacaacaaaatTGTGCATTTTGCGGCTAAATCGGCCATCAATGAAATTCAAGCTCCTGCTTCCGAAGTAAATGCCGATTTCGTCGATTTTGTCGATGACTTCGACGAAGACGACATAGTCGAAGACGAAGACCTTGATAGGGTCAGCTAA
- the SAP8_1 gene encoding peptidase A1-like protein (MEROPS:MER0005350; EggNog:ENOG503NXPH; COG:O) has translation MFANFKVLYAIALALSFATSNAAAVPGFQKRENGAIKLDFNIERPDKLILNGNFTKRADDYNYALINEGSYYVAEILVGSNQQAVKVDVDTGSSDLWVVDTSSGISGTYGVYDHTTSSTFSRIASGFAVAYADQSHAEGDWVSDTIQLGGTGGPSLKNQEFGDATTSTINFGILGIGFPINEATADKYQNVPQSLVSQGYIHKNAYSLYLDSSDAAQGSVLFGGIDHAKYSGSLVSNPVVSQNDLDLNVNSVTTNGQTIDIGSNYVLDSGTTINYLDPTVLANLASALGAKYSSSGFYYFDSASDAKDISVNFDGVSVTIPASYTVGAFYDGDGNALTETGFLFLPQTNYHILGDVFLRNAYVVYDLDARTISLAQAKFTSDENITVIS, from the coding sequence ATGTTCGCTAATTTCAAGGTTTTATATGCCATTGCATTGGCATTATCTTTTGCAACCTCTAACGCTGCCGCTGTTCCTGGTTTCCAGAAGAGAGAAAATGGAGCCATCAAGTTAGACTTCAATATCGAAAGACCTGACAAGCTCATTCTCAACGGTaacttcaccaaaagaGCCGATGATTACAACTACGCTTTGATCAACGAAGGCCTGTACTATGTGGCTGAGATTCTTGTTGGTTCCAACCAACAGGCGGTCAAGGTTGATGTCGATACTGGCTCATCCGACTTGTGGGTGGTTGATACCTCTTCAGGTATTTCTGGTACCTACGGGGTTTATGACCACACAACGTCTTCTACCTTCCTGAGAATTGCTTCTGGATTCGCAGTCGCGTATGCAGATCAATCCCACGCAGAAGGTGATTGGGTTTCTGACACCATTCAACTCGGAGGAACCGGGGGTCCATCACTCAAGAACCAGgagtttggtgatgctaccacctccaccatcAATTTTGGTATTTTGGGAATTGGTTTCCCAATTAACGAAGCTACCGCGGACAAGTACCAAAATGTTCCACAGTCTTTAGTCAGTCAAGGATacatccacaaaaatgCTTATTCGCTTTACTTGGACTCGTCCGATGCTGCTCAGGGAAGTGTTCTTTTCGGTGGTATCGATCACGCCAAGTACAGTGGCTCTTTGGTGTCCAACCCAGTTGTGTCCCAAAATGACTTGGACCTCAATGTCAATTCTGTTACCACCAATGGACAGACTATCGACATCGGTTCCAACTACGTGCTTGACTCCGGTACAACTATCAACTACCTTGACCCAACTGTTCTTGCTAACCTTGCTTCGGCTCTTGGAGCTAAATACTCCAGTTCAGGATTCTATTACTTTGATTCCGCTTCTGATGCTAAAGATATCAGCGTCAACTTTGATGGTGTTTCTGTCACCATCCCAGCTTCCTATACCGTTGGTGCATTCTATGACGGTGATGGAAATGCTCTTACTGAGACTGGATTTTTGTTTTTGCCACAAACCAATTACCACATCTTAGGAGATGTATTTTTGAGAAATGCTTATGTGGTCTACGATCTTGACGCAAGAACTATTTCTTTGGCTCAAGCCAAGTTCACGAGCGATGAGAATATCACTGTTATTTCTTAA